Within the Telopea speciosissima isolate NSW1024214 ecotype Mountain lineage chromosome 4, Tspe_v1, whole genome shotgun sequence genome, the region TGctaatatcaaaataaatttctctaaTTTAATTGGCGTAGGCATATATGAACCAGCCCTTAAAATAATCAGTTGGAATTTTAACATTTTGATAGATAGACAGAGTAAGCTAACAGATGCAGGTGAACTTTCTACTCATGATGAACGGGAAGCAGAAGCAAGAATTCCGATCAATCAAGTGTGGTTTGTAATAGAGACCTATGTGCATACTTTACACCAACAAACTATCTTAGCCTTCCGTGGGATCTTCTTAGATCTTTCTTAGAATTAGCAAAAGCCACTGATAACTTCTCTAGTATCCCTTTCACCTGGTTTGATTAGCAGAACTATATCAAGTCTAACCTCTTCTAGTTTTGTTCAGTTTtaataatatttcttttttttccatcaaaaaataataatagcaCCTTCATTTTGAGAGCCTCGAAACATATTTTTTCTCCCATGAGAAACATGAATTGATCTAAACCATTGAAAACTGGGATGTATTACACATCTCCAATTTGGAACAAATATTAGGAGGGGTTGGGACTTGGGGGTGTTGGGGGAAGCTAGTAAGCTACTACATTTCATTTATAATTTATAGAGAAACTTGTCATATGGAGGATGTGAATCCTTTGATGTGGGTGGGTTCTTTGTATATCTAACTGTCATTTGATTGAAATTTTGTTAGATATTTGATCGGTACACCAAAAGCTCCAGAACtaatggaacgcgttaaatcaaaccttttaacctatctcatactaggctgacgcaatctagtgcccatacactagaatGGACCCCATCAGACACATAACAGAGTTTTGATTGATCAGGTTGGTTCCACAAAGTTTCAAATACACAAATCACCTATTGATCAACAATCCACCACAGCTTAGATTCAAAACTTCTTTTGGTGGAAACACTAGTACAGATTTGTTCCTCTCTAACTATTTAGGAACACAGTAACACACTAACTAATAGTTTGAGGAAATTAATGGGTTTTAGTCTAATGCTACAAGGAAGTCAACAACTAATGGTTCATTTCAAATTGGCTTCATGGTATGTGTCATCATGGTAATGAACTCATCCATGTCAATAAAGCCATCCCCATTTGCATCAACTCCTCTCACCATCTTCATGCAATCCTTGTGGCTGCAGCTTTCCCCCAGCTTCCCAAGCATCTTCTGTACTTCCTCTGCACCTATCTTCCCTTTtccatcaaaatcaaacataCGAAATGCATTGCGTATGTCCATCGTCCGTATCCCACCTCCCTTCCACTGAACATCCATGAATTCTTCGAAATCAATGAAACCATCTCTATCCAAATCAGCAACCTCAAATATCTTCTCCACTTCACGATCCACCTTTGGCCTCCCCAGTGCCTTAAAAAATGAGCAATACTCCTGCAAAGAGATCTTCCCATCCTTGTTGGCATCAAATTTATCAAAAACTCGCTTCATCTCATCATCATTTGGATCGAAAGAAGATGACAGTCCAGAGTATTGTCTGCAGTTGAAGGACCCCAAGTGGTTGAGATTTGGTTGCGACCTCTTTGAAAGGCCATATTGGAAATCAAGGAAGCTTATTCTGGACATTCTCTAACCGTACTGTTGGTGATAAGAGAGTGAAAATTCAAGAAAACTATGACTTCCCAACTTGTACTTGTCC harbors:
- the LOC122660315 gene encoding calmodulin-like protein 30 codes for the protein MSRISFLDFQYGLSKRSQPNLNHLGSFNCRQYSGLSSSFDPNDDEMKRVFDKFDANKDGKISLQEYCSFFKALGRPKVDREVEKIFEVADLDRDGFIDFEEFMDVQWKGGGIRTMDIRNAFRMFDFDGKGKIGAEEVQKMLGKLGESCSHKDCMKMVRGVDANGDGFIDMDEFITMMTHTMKPI